One genomic window of Candidatus Kuenenia stuttgartiensis includes the following:
- a CDS encoding lipopolysaccharide kinase InaA family protein, giving the protein MFKEYISYTESNNQWLVHEQFTFLVSHLKHLKTLNNHTTIKINREDRFKILAGFEVVKSDEAYSFILKIYKYPSLFQQLKQLFKRTKAFREFYMTYLAASKGVPVEVPVAFGEQKCFFIKKSYLIIKKIENSHTLNDYFRDNNCFAERRSVLKEFGKLSRFIHDSGIKQDDYSLNNFLVFKRDGDTRIILIDFERVSIQRGSLLEKQSILYLAKLNRAKGIFCNTERLRFLMTYVEGDYVYCKQLAKRIESLTFALQKKDSKKFVQQCIHENRKFGIFKNAGFFGRYRKAYSQETIRILLATTDQMVNGTVQAKQYQIVRFTKMPSYQKRFRGAVDLWKHANALFALRINVPVPVGIFKRISSGWPKDEFFIYQLPDNWTPIDQHLSSTDDLAILMRTIKVFIEEISPFGIVRQDMNTRDIILHTDKHHRLKCFLKDYSAFFLNRQSYQQNKSFNMKVFDQALMIHGQLKKSEG; this is encoded by the coding sequence ATGTTCAAAGAATATATATCCTATACAGAAAGCAACAACCAATGGCTGGTACATGAGCAGTTTACTTTCCTTGTATCACACCTCAAACATCTCAAAACGTTAAACAATCATACCACGATCAAAATTAATAGAGAAGATAGGTTTAAAATACTTGCCGGGTTTGAAGTTGTTAAATCAGATGAAGCATATAGCTTTATTCTTAAGATTTATAAATATCCTTCACTATTTCAGCAATTGAAGCAATTGTTTAAACGAACCAAGGCATTTAGGGAGTTTTATATGACGTACCTTGCCGCTTCAAAGGGCGTTCCTGTGGAAGTACCCGTTGCGTTTGGCGAACAAAAATGTTTTTTCATTAAAAAATCATACCTTATCATAAAAAAAATCGAAAATTCTCATACCTTAAACGATTATTTTAGAGACAATAATTGTTTTGCAGAACGAAGGTCTGTTCTAAAAGAATTTGGCAAACTATCAAGATTTATTCATGATTCCGGCATAAAACAGGATGATTATTCGTTAAATAATTTCTTAGTTTTTAAGCGTGATGGGGACACAAGGATTATTTTAATTGATTTTGAAAGGGTATCAATACAACGCGGGAGTCTTTTGGAAAAACAAAGTATTTTGTATCTGGCAAAGTTGAATAGAGCAAAAGGGATATTCTGCAATACGGAGCGTCTTCGTTTTCTCATGACATACGTCGAAGGTGATTATGTATATTGCAAACAACTGGCAAAACGAATTGAATCCCTGACATTCGCATTGCAAAAAAAGGATTCGAAAAAGTTTGTGCAGCAATGTATTCATGAGAATAGAAAATTTGGCATTTTTAAAAATGCCGGATTCTTTGGCAGGTATAGAAAAGCATATTCTCAGGAAACGATACGGATACTATTAGCGACGACAGACCAAATGGTTAATGGTACAGTGCAGGCCAAGCAATATCAGATAGTACGGTTTACAAAAATGCCTTCATACCAAAAGCGATTTAGAGGCGCAGTAGATTTGTGGAAGCATGCGAATGCCTTGTTTGCGCTGAGAATTAACGTTCCTGTTCCGGTAGGGATATTTAAGAGAATATCATCCGGATGGCCAAAAGACGAATTTTTCATTTATCAACTGCCAGATAACTGGACGCCAATAGACCAGCATCTTTCTTCAACCGATGATTTAGCAATTTTGATGCGAACGATAAAGGTGTTTATAGAAGAAATATCTCCGTTCGGCATCGTCAGACAAGATATGAATACGCGCGATATCATTCTCCATACGGATAAACATCACCGGCTGAAATGTTTTTTAAAGGATTATTCCGCATTTTTTTTAAACAGACAATCATATCAGCAAAATAAATCGTTCAATATGAAGGTTTTTGATCAGGCTTTAATGATACATGGTCAGTTAAAAAAATCTGAAGGGTAA
- a CDS encoding IS1634 family transposase encodes MHIVENKSKSGKKIYRSTLLRESYREDGKVKKRTIANLSNCTPLEIEAIRLALAHKDDLCALGALSESVKLHEGLSVGAAWSVYQVAKELGIEEALGKDFEGKLALWQVMARVIGRGSRLSAVRLAQIHAAGDVLDMKRGFDENNLYDNLSWLSENQAKIERKLFELRRGGNKPKLFLYDVTSSYLEGKSNHFGEYGYNRDGKKRKKQIVIGMLCDESGEPVSTEVFRGNTQDPKTFESQVKKVLERFGCKDVTIVGDRGMIKTVQIESLPEGFHYITAITKPQIESLINKGILQLGLFEEKLCEIKDDEVRYILRRNPVRAEEMSKTRVSKLQSIEKYIVKKNSYLKEHPKSSVSKALETTRERLTRLKLDGWVQIKEEDRTLKIERAEEALKEASYLDGCYAIKTDLEENEADTNLVHERYKDLTEVEKAFRDCKTVNLEVRPVYVRKEDSTRGHVFVVMLAYMIIRRLRRAWKNFDLTVEEGLAQLTTICSMEVTIKGQKASCQKIPRPRQQSHELLEALQIKLPEVLPSRNIRVVTRKKLAVRRKSQ; translated from the coding sequence ATGCATATTGTAGAGAACAAGTCAAAATCCGGTAAAAAAATCTATCGATCTACCCTTCTGCGGGAATCGTACCGTGAGGATGGGAAGGTCAAGAAACGCACCATTGCGAATCTGTCGAATTGCACTCCCCTGGAGATTGAAGCGATAAGACTTGCACTCGCACATAAAGACGATCTCTGTGCATTGGGCGCATTGTCAGAATCGGTGAAACTCCATGAGGGTTTGTCTGTGGGAGCAGCGTGGAGCGTGTACCAAGTGGCAAAGGAATTAGGGATAGAAGAGGCATTGGGAAAGGACTTTGAAGGAAAGCTGGCGCTTTGGCAAGTAATGGCAAGGGTAATAGGCCGGGGGTCAAGACTGTCTGCAGTAAGGCTGGCGCAGATACATGCTGCGGGTGACGTCCTGGATATGAAGCGTGGGTTTGACGAGAACAATCTGTACGATAATTTGTCATGGTTGTCAGAGAATCAGGCAAAGATAGAGCGAAAGCTGTTTGAGTTAAGACGAGGAGGCAATAAGCCGAAGTTGTTTTTGTATGACGTGACGAGCAGTTATTTAGAGGGGAAGTCGAATCATTTTGGTGAGTACGGGTATAATCGTGACGGCAAAAAGAGGAAAAAACAGATAGTGATCGGTATGCTTTGTGATGAATCCGGGGAGCCGGTATCAACAGAAGTATTTAGGGGCAACACCCAGGATCCGAAGACCTTTGAATCTCAGGTAAAGAAGGTATTAGAGCGGTTTGGATGTAAAGATGTAACGATTGTAGGAGATCGTGGGATGATCAAGACGGTGCAAATCGAAAGTTTACCGGAAGGGTTTCATTACATAACGGCGATAACTAAGCCGCAGATAGAGTCGTTGATAAATAAAGGGATACTGCAATTAGGATTGTTCGAAGAAAAGCTCTGCGAGATAAAGGATGATGAGGTTCGATATATTCTGAGGCGCAATCCGGTAAGGGCGGAAGAGATGTCAAAGACCCGTGTATCAAAATTACAGAGTATAGAGAAATACATCGTGAAGAAGAACAGTTATCTGAAGGAACATCCTAAGTCGTCAGTATCGAAGGCCCTGGAAACAACAAGGGAAAGGCTAACGAGATTGAAACTTGATGGGTGGGTGCAGATAAAAGAAGAGGATAGGACGCTAAAGATAGAGAGAGCTGAGGAAGCATTAAAGGAGGCATCATACCTTGATGGTTGTTACGCAATCAAGACTGATCTTGAGGAGAACGAGGCGGATACCAATCTGGTACATGAACGATACAAGGATTTAACGGAAGTGGAGAAGGCGTTTCGGGACTGTAAGACGGTGAATTTGGAGGTTCGTCCGGTGTATGTAAGAAAGGAGGATAGTACACGGGGACATGTGTTTGTGGTAATGCTTGCGTACATGATAATTCGAAGGCTGCGCAGAGCGTGGAAGAATTTTGACTTGACGGTAGAGGAAGGTCTCGCACAATTGACGACCATTTGTTCGATGGAAGTAACAATCAAAGGCCAAAAAGCTAGTTGCCAGAAGATCCCGCGTCCGCGGCAACAATCACATGAATTATTAGAGGCATTACAGATAAAGTTGCCAGAAGTATTGCCAAGCCGGAACATACGGGTAGTCACTAGAAAAAAGCTTGCTGTTCGGCGTAAAAGTCAATAA
- a CDS encoding flagellin produces the protein MSRINTNINALNALRSLNDINTQLSVSQLRLATGKRINNAADDAAGFTIAKKFNARSQGLGQALANIGSAKNLMSVAEGHLNNILDILTQMKTKATQAADDSLGSAERNAIQSELKALATQIDLEVTQSTWNSKSIFGTGNSTTGAASSVQFKFQIGAGASSTNDVLKFDLLAKDNVSFDGGNTNYKSDGLRVSVATAGRAVTSSASAQALMSNIDTAIADVSEGLSYIGAVVNRLTYQETSLTVARTNTEAARSRIEDADMAYEQLQSTKLQILQQTASAMLAQANAGPQSILQLFG, from the coding sequence ATGTCAAGAATTAATACAAACATTAATGCGTTGAATGCGTTGCGATCGTTAAATGATATTAACACGCAACTGTCGGTTTCGCAATTAAGGCTTGCGACTGGCAAAAGAATTAATAATGCCGCCGACGATGCCGCGGGTTTTACGATTGCCAAGAAATTCAATGCCCGTTCACAAGGGCTTGGACAGGCACTTGCGAACATAGGTTCTGCCAAGAATCTTATGTCGGTTGCGGAAGGCCATCTGAATAACATCCTCGATATTTTAACACAGATGAAGACAAAGGCGACGCAGGCGGCAGACGATTCGTTAGGGAGTGCAGAACGTAACGCTATTCAGTCGGAACTCAAAGCATTGGCAACACAAATTGATCTCGAAGTTACCCAGTCCACATGGAACTCCAAGTCAATATTTGGTACGGGGAATTCTACTACGGGAGCGGCAAGTAGTGTGCAGTTTAAATTCCAGATTGGCGCAGGGGCAAGCAGCACCAATGATGTGTTGAAGTTTGACTTGTTAGCGAAAGACAATGTAAGCTTTGATGGCGGCAATACAAACTATAAGTCTGATGGATTGCGGGTAAGTGTTGCGACGGCGGGCAGGGCGGTTACTTCTTCGGCGTCCGCGCAGGCATTGATGAGCAATATAGATACCGCCATTGCGGATGTATCAGAAGGGTTGAGTTACATTGGTGCAGTAGTGAACAGGCTGACCTATCAGGAAACCAGTTTAACGGTAGCGAGGACTAATACCGAGGCGGCTAGGAGCCGTATTGAGGATGCGGACATGGCATACGAGCAGTTGCAGTCAACAAAGCTGCAGATATTACAACAGACTGCAAGCGCTATGTTGGCGCAGGCGAATGCAGGGCCTCAGTCAATCTTACAGCTTTTCGGATAA
- the fliD gene encoding flagellar filament capping protein FliD: protein MALSSLTSAYSSNSGLNSLIAQYMSLEKRPLYDLQSQRTKLYSKIDLYTDLNSKISGLLDPTKDLASADNSSVYNSRSVSTSESKEVSATTGSNAATGTYQIRVKQLASGSSVQSSSGLITKAAVVSSSKVAPGSGTIDVTKSFGDAGFGTAPTGAVTINGWTSSDLATYASVQAFMDDVNTNAAANMYYDSTEDTFYLEDTTSGSLTFTESETPGGSGFFTQVKMRNAAGDYNSATAVTGIQADVLLSEANFDTAVSGSGSFKINGIEISWDASTDTLNSVINRINNSDANVTAYYDTSLDRVVMNSKSTGSSDTITLADVSGTFLMNTFKFSGQTASGGADAKFTINSTSSGDEISKSSNDFTINGINYTLKQANVSAYTENTFTTITVNQDTSAIKTKINDFLEKFNALTSHIKDKSGVDTEKFTRGPLAGNTTFINIRRQLLQIVVEKVTGLTEGEPNYLRKIGITVDSNLKVSLSDTSAFDSAIKSNPKAVENLFNATNGVAKKIESLLKPFVESTSSTTGSLIDNTKSTINTQITGINNRIKSMETRLSLKENQYRQQLSKMQELLNNLVLQGSQITMLTNSALNMMGT, encoded by the coding sequence ATGGCACTATCCTCTCTTACATCAGCGTATAGCTCGAATTCTGGACTCAATTCGTTAATTGCGCAATATATGTCGTTAGAGAAAAGACCCCTATATGATTTGCAAAGCCAAAGGACGAAACTATATAGTAAAATAGACCTGTATACAGACCTGAATTCAAAAATTTCAGGTCTGCTCGACCCAACAAAAGATCTAGCCAGCGCGGATAACAGTTCTGTCTATAATTCCAGAAGCGTAAGTACCAGTGAAAGCAAAGAAGTGTCTGCTACTACAGGTAGCAATGCCGCTACAGGGACGTATCAAATACGCGTTAAACAGTTGGCCTCCGGATCGTCCGTACAAAGTTCCAGCGGGTTGATTACTAAAGCAGCGGTGGTTAGCAGTTCAAAGGTTGCGCCGGGTTCAGGAACGATTGATGTGACAAAGAGTTTTGGTGATGCGGGATTTGGAACTGCTCCAACGGGAGCGGTAACGATTAATGGGTGGACTTCATCTGATTTGGCAACATATGCTTCGGTGCAGGCGTTTATGGATGATGTCAATACGAATGCTGCGGCAAATATGTATTATGATAGTACTGAAGATACATTTTATTTAGAGGATACGACAAGCGGTTCTTTGACTTTTACTGAATCGGAAACTCCGGGTGGGAGCGGGTTTTTTACTCAGGTAAAAATGAGAAATGCAGCGGGTGATTATAATAGCGCTACTGCAGTAACCGGTATTCAGGCGGATGTACTTTTGTCAGAGGCAAATTTTGATACGGCAGTATCAGGCTCCGGGAGTTTTAAGATTAACGGAATAGAAATTTCATGGGATGCAAGTACGGATACTTTGAATAGCGTTATAAACAGGATTAATAATTCAGATGCCAACGTAACGGCATATTATGATACATCGCTGGATAGAGTGGTAATGAATTCCAAAAGCACAGGGAGTTCTGATACTATTACCCTGGCAGACGTATCGGGAACATTCCTGATGAATACGTTTAAATTCAGTGGACAAACCGCCAGCGGAGGTGCCGATGCCAAGTTTACTATTAATAGCACAAGCTCCGGTGATGAAATCTCAAAAAGCTCTAACGATTTTACCATAAATGGCATTAACTATACTTTAAAACAAGCGAATGTTTCCGCTTATACGGAGAATACGTTTACAACAATCACTGTGAATCAGGATACCAGCGCGATTAAAACAAAAATTAATGACTTTCTTGAAAAATTTAACGCACTGACAAGTCATATAAAAGACAAGTCTGGTGTTGATACGGAAAAGTTCACCAGGGGGCCTCTTGCGGGTAATACAACCTTTATTAATATAAGGAGACAATTGTTACAGATAGTGGTTGAGAAGGTGACAGGTCTTACTGAAGGAGAACCCAATTACCTCCGTAAGATAGGCATTACCGTGGACAGTAATTTAAAGGTGAGTTTGTCCGATACCTCTGCATTTGATAGTGCTATTAAATCGAATCCCAAAGCGGTTGAGAATTTATTTAACGCTACAAATGGCGTTGCAAAAAAGATAGAATCTTTACTAAAACCGTTTGTTGAGAGCACGTCTTCTACGACCGGTTCCCTCATTGATAATACAAAGAGCACAATAAATACCCAGATAACAGGGATCAACAATAGAATTAAAAGTATGGAAACACGACTGTCGTTAAAAGAGAACCAATATCGCCAACAGTTGTCTAAAATGCAGGAATTATTAAACAATCTGGTACTTCAGGGTTCTCAGATAACAATGCTTACAAACTCGGCTTTAAACATGATGGGAACATAG